In Populus nigra chromosome 1, ddPopNigr1.1, whole genome shotgun sequence, one genomic interval encodes:
- the LOC133674783 gene encoding probable 3-hydroxyisobutyrate dehydrogenase-like 2, mitochondrial, with translation METPYPEPISPGKTRIGWIGIGVMGAAMASRLLSAGYFITIYARSPSKALPLQSEGAQLVDSPYKVAKCSDVVFTMVGHPSDVRSVVLDTNHGILAGLNPGGVIVDSTTSSPAQAREIFQAAKAKGCHSIDSPVSGGDIGARDGKLAIFAGGDQVVVNWLSPLYEVLGKVTYMGQAGCGQSCKIANQIVVGANLLGLSEGLVFADKAGLDARKFLDAVRTGAAGSMVMELFGGRMIDRDFKAGGFAEYMVKDMGMGVDVVEESEDERVPVLPGAALGKQLFAGMVANGDGNLGTQALITVIERLNGK, from the coding sequence ATGGAGACTCCATACCCAGAACCCATCTCTCCAGGCAAAACACGCATAGGCTGGATAGGCATAGGCGTGATGGGAGCTGCCATGGCTTCTCGCCTTCTCTCTGCTGGCTACTTTATCACCATCTATGCTCGCTCTCCGTCTAAAGCCCTTCCCTTACAATCCGAAGGAGCCCAGCTCGTCGATTCCCCTTACAAGGTCGCCAAATGCAGCGACGTTGTTTTCACCATGGTGGGACACCCATCAGATGTTCGATCAGTTGTCCTTGACACTAATCATGGCATTCTTGCAGGCCTTAATCCCGGTGGCGTCATAGTGGATTCCACCACCAGTTCGCCTGCTCAAGCACGTGAAATCTTCCAAGCTGCCAAAGCCAAAGGTTGCCATTCTATTGATTCTCCGGTTTCCGGTGGTGATATTGGTGCTAGAGATGGTAAGTTGGCCATATTTGCTGGTGGTGATCAAGTTGTTGTGAATTGGTTATCTCCTTTGTATGAGGTTTTGGGTAAAGTTACTTACATGGGTCAAGCAGGGTGTGGTCAAAGTTGCAAGATAGCAAACCAGATTGTAGTGGGTGCTAATTTGTTGGGTTTGAGTGAAGGGCTGGTTTTCGCAGATAAAGCTGGTTTGGATGCGAGGAAGTTTTTGGATGCAGTGAGGACTGGGGCCGCGGGGTCTATGGTGATGGAGTTGTTTGGGGGGAGAATGATTGATAGGGACTTTAAGGCTGGTGGTTTTGCTGAATATATGGTGAAAGATATGGGAATGGGCGTGGATGTTGTGGAGGAAAGTGAGGATGAGAGGGTGCCTGTCTTGCCTGGTGCTGCTTTGGGTAAGCAGTTGTTTGCTGGGATGGTAGCAAATGGAGATGGGAATCTTGGCACTCAAGCTCTTATAACTGTCATAGAGAGGCTCAATGGCAAGTAA